A single region of the Epinephelus moara isolate mb chromosome 16, YSFRI_EMoa_1.0, whole genome shotgun sequence genome encodes:
- the ptpn11b gene encoding tyrosine-protein phosphatase non-receptor type 11b isoform X2, whose translation MTSRRWFHPNITGIDAEQLLLTRGVHGSFLARPSKSNPGDFTLSVRRNDEVTHIKIQNSGDYYDLYGGEKFATLAELVQYYTEQQDLLRERNGHVIELKYPLNCKDPTSERWYHGHLSGRDAEKLLTEKGKAGSFLVRESQSKPGDFVLSVLTNEEKHENVDRKTKVTHVMIRYQDGKYDVGGGERFDTLADLVDHYKKNPMVEKSGIVVHLKQPFNATRINAANIENRVRELNKVADNSEKPKQGFWEEFEVLQQQECKLLYPRKEGQKPENKSKNRYKNILPFDTTRVELREADPDVPGSDYINANYIRSVNEEGRHGDEGKVFIATQGCLQNTVVDFWKMAYQENTHVIVMTTKEMERGRNKCVRYWPDLHATKEFGKVLVRNVDERPAQDYILRKLEVTRLDRKEPLRYIWHYQYLSWPDHGVPNEPGGVLWFLEEVNRTQSTIPDTGPIVVHCSAGIGRTGTIIVIDILIDIINRQGLDCDIDIPKTIQRVRQQRSGMVQTEAQYKFIYMAVQQYIDTAQKRLEEEQRNKMKEREYSNIKYPQMTNSRSKASMASSRSSSVMTNDDSSSVYENINFKSPQTSFSSNTRR comes from the exons GCGCAACGATGAGGTGACCCACATTAAGATCCAGAACTCAGGTGACTACTACGACCTGTACGGAGGCGAGAAGTTCGCCACGCTTGCTGAGCTGGTGCAGTATTACACCGAACAACAGGACCTGCTGCGTGAGAGGAAcggccatgtcatcgagctcAAGTACCCACTCAACTGCAAGGACCCCACCTCTGAGAG GTGGTATCATGGGCACCTCTCTGGCCGAGATGCAGAGAAATTGCTCACAGAAAAAGGCAAAGCTGGTAGCTTCCTGGTACGGGAGAGCCAGAGTAAACCGGGTGACTTCGTCCTCTCCGTTCTCACCAATGAGGAGAAACATGAGAATGTGGACCGTAAGACCAAGGTCACCCACGTTATGATACGCTACCAG GACGGTAAATACGATGTGGGAGGCGGTGAGAGGTTCGACACCCTGGCTGACCTGGTGGATCACTACAAGAAGAACCCCATGGTGGAGAAGAGTGGAATTGTAGTGCACCTCAAACAG CCCTTTAACGCCACAAGGATAAATGCAGCCAACATTGAGAACCGGGTACGAGAGCTCAACAAAGTAGCAGACAACTCTGAGAAACCCAAACAAGGATTCTGGGAAGAATTTGAG GTACTTCAGCAGCAGGAGTGCAAACTGCTGTATCCCCGGAAAGAAGGCCAGAAGCCAGAAAACAAGAGTAAAAACAGATACAAGAATATCCTCCCCT TTGACACAACTCGTGTTGAACTCAGGGAAGCAGATCCAGATGTTCCTGGTTCAGACTACATCAATGCCAACTACATCAGA AGTGTGAATGAAGAGGGGCGCCATGGGGACGAGGGCAAAGTCTTCATCGCCACCCAAGGGTGCCTACAAAATACAGTTGTTGACTTCTGGAAGATGGCTTATCAGGAGAATACACATGTCATCGTCATGACCACGAAGGAGATGGAGCGAGGACGG AATAAATGTGTCCGTTACTGGCCTGACCTCCACGCCACTAAGGAGTTTGGGAAGGTGCTGGTAAGGAACGTGGATGAGCGGCCAGCACAAGACTATATCCTGAGGAAGCTGGAGGTGACCCGTCTGGACCGG AAGGAGCCTCTGAGGTACATCTGGCACTACCAGTACCTGAGCTGGCCGGACCATGGGGTGCCCAATGAGCCTGGCGGTGTCCTCTGGTTCCTAGAGGAGGTCAACCGCACCCAGAGTACCATTCCAGACACTGGACCCATCGTCGTCCACTGCAG TGCAGGCATCGGCAGGACGGGCACCATTATCGTCATCGACATCCTCATTGACATTATTAACCGCCAAG GTCTAGATTGTGACATCGACATCCCTAAGACCATCCAGAGAGTACGGCAGCAGAGGTCAGGCATGGTGCAGACAGAGGCCCAGTACAAGTTCATCTACATGGCTGTGCAGCAGTACATAGACACAGCTCAGAAGAgactggaggaggagcag AGGAATAAGATGAAGGAGAGGGAATATTCCAATATCAAATATCCCCAGATGACCAACTCAAGGTCCAAAGCCAGCATGGCATCCTCACGCTCTTCTTCTGT GATGACAAATGATGATTCATCAAGTGTGTACGAGAACATAAACTTTAAAAGCCCTCAGACATCTTTTAGCAGTAACACCAGGAGGTAA
- the ptpn11b gene encoding tyrosine-protein phosphatase non-receptor type 11b isoform X1, whose translation MTSRRWFHPNITGIDAEQLLLTRGVHGSFLARPSKSNPGDFTLSVRRNDEVTHIKIQNSGDYYDLYGGEKFATLAELVQYYTEQQDLLRERNGHVIELKYPLNCKDPTSERWYHGHLSGRDAEKLLTEKGKAGSFLVRESQSKPGDFVLSVLTNEEKHENVDRKTKVTHVMIRYQQDGKYDVGGGERFDTLADLVDHYKKNPMVEKSGIVVHLKQPFNATRINAANIENRVRELNKVADNSEKPKQGFWEEFEVLQQQECKLLYPRKEGQKPENKSKNRYKNILPFDTTRVELREADPDVPGSDYINANYIRSVNEEGRHGDEGKVFIATQGCLQNTVVDFWKMAYQENTHVIVMTTKEMERGRNKCVRYWPDLHATKEFGKVLVRNVDERPAQDYILRKLEVTRLDRKEPLRYIWHYQYLSWPDHGVPNEPGGVLWFLEEVNRTQSTIPDTGPIVVHCSAGIGRTGTIIVIDILIDIINRQGLDCDIDIPKTIQRVRQQRSGMVQTEAQYKFIYMAVQQYIDTAQKRLEEEQRNKMKEREYSNIKYPQMTNSRSKASMASSRSSSVMTNDDSSSVYENINFKSPQTSFSSNTRR comes from the exons GCGCAACGATGAGGTGACCCACATTAAGATCCAGAACTCAGGTGACTACTACGACCTGTACGGAGGCGAGAAGTTCGCCACGCTTGCTGAGCTGGTGCAGTATTACACCGAACAACAGGACCTGCTGCGTGAGAGGAAcggccatgtcatcgagctcAAGTACCCACTCAACTGCAAGGACCCCACCTCTGAGAG GTGGTATCATGGGCACCTCTCTGGCCGAGATGCAGAGAAATTGCTCACAGAAAAAGGCAAAGCTGGTAGCTTCCTGGTACGGGAGAGCCAGAGTAAACCGGGTGACTTCGTCCTCTCCGTTCTCACCAATGAGGAGAAACATGAGAATGTGGACCGTAAGACCAAGGTCACCCACGTTATGATACGCTACCAG CAGGACGGTAAATACGATGTGGGAGGCGGTGAGAGGTTCGACACCCTGGCTGACCTGGTGGATCACTACAAGAAGAACCCCATGGTGGAGAAGAGTGGAATTGTAGTGCACCTCAAACAG CCCTTTAACGCCACAAGGATAAATGCAGCCAACATTGAGAACCGGGTACGAGAGCTCAACAAAGTAGCAGACAACTCTGAGAAACCCAAACAAGGATTCTGGGAAGAATTTGAG GTACTTCAGCAGCAGGAGTGCAAACTGCTGTATCCCCGGAAAGAAGGCCAGAAGCCAGAAAACAAGAGTAAAAACAGATACAAGAATATCCTCCCCT TTGACACAACTCGTGTTGAACTCAGGGAAGCAGATCCAGATGTTCCTGGTTCAGACTACATCAATGCCAACTACATCAGA AGTGTGAATGAAGAGGGGCGCCATGGGGACGAGGGCAAAGTCTTCATCGCCACCCAAGGGTGCCTACAAAATACAGTTGTTGACTTCTGGAAGATGGCTTATCAGGAGAATACACATGTCATCGTCATGACCACGAAGGAGATGGAGCGAGGACGG AATAAATGTGTCCGTTACTGGCCTGACCTCCACGCCACTAAGGAGTTTGGGAAGGTGCTGGTAAGGAACGTGGATGAGCGGCCAGCACAAGACTATATCCTGAGGAAGCTGGAGGTGACCCGTCTGGACCGG AAGGAGCCTCTGAGGTACATCTGGCACTACCAGTACCTGAGCTGGCCGGACCATGGGGTGCCCAATGAGCCTGGCGGTGTCCTCTGGTTCCTAGAGGAGGTCAACCGCACCCAGAGTACCATTCCAGACACTGGACCCATCGTCGTCCACTGCAG TGCAGGCATCGGCAGGACGGGCACCATTATCGTCATCGACATCCTCATTGACATTATTAACCGCCAAG GTCTAGATTGTGACATCGACATCCCTAAGACCATCCAGAGAGTACGGCAGCAGAGGTCAGGCATGGTGCAGACAGAGGCCCAGTACAAGTTCATCTACATGGCTGTGCAGCAGTACATAGACACAGCTCAGAAGAgactggaggaggagcag AGGAATAAGATGAAGGAGAGGGAATATTCCAATATCAAATATCCCCAGATGACCAACTCAAGGTCCAAAGCCAGCATGGCATCCTCACGCTCTTCTTCTGT GATGACAAATGATGATTCATCAAGTGTGTACGAGAACATAAACTTTAAAAGCCCTCAGACATCTTTTAGCAGTAACACCAGGAGGTAA
- the ptpn11b gene encoding tyrosine-protein phosphatase non-receptor type 11b isoform X3, which produces MVRWFHPNITGIDAEQLLLTRGVHGSFLARPSKSNPGDFTLSVRRNDEVTHIKIQNSGDYYDLYGGEKFATLAELVQYYTEQQDLLRERNGHVIELKYPLNCKDPTSERWYHGHLSGRDAEKLLTEKGKAGSFLVRESQSKPGDFVLSVLTNEEKHENVDRKTKVTHVMIRYQQDGKYDVGGGERFDTLADLVDHYKKNPMVEKSGIVVHLKQPFNATRINAANIENRVRELNKVADNSEKPKQGFWEEFEVLQQQECKLLYPRKEGQKPENKSKNRYKNILPFDTTRVELREADPDVPGSDYINANYIRSVNEEGRHGDEGKVFIATQGCLQNTVVDFWKMAYQENTHVIVMTTKEMERGRNKCVRYWPDLHATKEFGKVLVRNVDERPAQDYILRKLEVTRLDRKEPLRYIWHYQYLSWPDHGVPNEPGGVLWFLEEVNRTQSTIPDTGPIVVHCSAGIGRTGTIIVIDILIDIINRQGLDCDIDIPKTIQRVRQQRSGMVQTEAQYKFIYMAVQQYIDTAQKRLEEEQRNKMKEREYSNIKYPQMTNSRSKASMASSRSSSVMTNDDSSSVYENINFKSPQTSFSSNTRR; this is translated from the exons GCGCAACGATGAGGTGACCCACATTAAGATCCAGAACTCAGGTGACTACTACGACCTGTACGGAGGCGAGAAGTTCGCCACGCTTGCTGAGCTGGTGCAGTATTACACCGAACAACAGGACCTGCTGCGTGAGAGGAAcggccatgtcatcgagctcAAGTACCCACTCAACTGCAAGGACCCCACCTCTGAGAG GTGGTATCATGGGCACCTCTCTGGCCGAGATGCAGAGAAATTGCTCACAGAAAAAGGCAAAGCTGGTAGCTTCCTGGTACGGGAGAGCCAGAGTAAACCGGGTGACTTCGTCCTCTCCGTTCTCACCAATGAGGAGAAACATGAGAATGTGGACCGTAAGACCAAGGTCACCCACGTTATGATACGCTACCAG CAGGACGGTAAATACGATGTGGGAGGCGGTGAGAGGTTCGACACCCTGGCTGACCTGGTGGATCACTACAAGAAGAACCCCATGGTGGAGAAGAGTGGAATTGTAGTGCACCTCAAACAG CCCTTTAACGCCACAAGGATAAATGCAGCCAACATTGAGAACCGGGTACGAGAGCTCAACAAAGTAGCAGACAACTCTGAGAAACCCAAACAAGGATTCTGGGAAGAATTTGAG GTACTTCAGCAGCAGGAGTGCAAACTGCTGTATCCCCGGAAAGAAGGCCAGAAGCCAGAAAACAAGAGTAAAAACAGATACAAGAATATCCTCCCCT TTGACACAACTCGTGTTGAACTCAGGGAAGCAGATCCAGATGTTCCTGGTTCAGACTACATCAATGCCAACTACATCAGA AGTGTGAATGAAGAGGGGCGCCATGGGGACGAGGGCAAAGTCTTCATCGCCACCCAAGGGTGCCTACAAAATACAGTTGTTGACTTCTGGAAGATGGCTTATCAGGAGAATACACATGTCATCGTCATGACCACGAAGGAGATGGAGCGAGGACGG AATAAATGTGTCCGTTACTGGCCTGACCTCCACGCCACTAAGGAGTTTGGGAAGGTGCTGGTAAGGAACGTGGATGAGCGGCCAGCACAAGACTATATCCTGAGGAAGCTGGAGGTGACCCGTCTGGACCGG AAGGAGCCTCTGAGGTACATCTGGCACTACCAGTACCTGAGCTGGCCGGACCATGGGGTGCCCAATGAGCCTGGCGGTGTCCTCTGGTTCCTAGAGGAGGTCAACCGCACCCAGAGTACCATTCCAGACACTGGACCCATCGTCGTCCACTGCAG TGCAGGCATCGGCAGGACGGGCACCATTATCGTCATCGACATCCTCATTGACATTATTAACCGCCAAG GTCTAGATTGTGACATCGACATCCCTAAGACCATCCAGAGAGTACGGCAGCAGAGGTCAGGCATGGTGCAGACAGAGGCCCAGTACAAGTTCATCTACATGGCTGTGCAGCAGTACATAGACACAGCTCAGAAGAgactggaggaggagcag AGGAATAAGATGAAGGAGAGGGAATATTCCAATATCAAATATCCCCAGATGACCAACTCAAGGTCCAAAGCCAGCATGGCATCCTCACGCTCTTCTTCTGT GATGACAAATGATGATTCATCAAGTGTGTACGAGAACATAAACTTTAAAAGCCCTCAGACATCTTTTAGCAGTAACACCAGGAGGTAA